The region TACTTGTAATATTTATCTTAAATCGTATCAACTTTTTGTAAGTAGTGCTTTTGGCCGACCTATTCATAAATTCTATAACCCTAATGGCCTATTATTCAAATAGGTAATTTTGTGCTACTTGAATATATAAAGTGCATTCTTTTTATATCATTATAATTATTCAATTATTTGAATTAATAAAAATATACACACTTTATTAGAGTTCTAATTTCCTATAGAATAAAAAAACAGTAAACCATTTTTTTGATTTACTGTTTCGTAAGTTGATATGTTATAGTTTTTATTTGGTTGTTTGAGTTAGACAATCTGGAATTTACCTGTAGATATTATCGTCATCTACAATTTAATTTTTATCTACGAATATAATTCAACTCGACAATTCCATTATTTGTTATCGTGTTGATTAATTTCAATTTATGTTCCGCATCATTTTGGCTAAATAATTTTATACCATTCCCTAAAATTGTCGGAATAATGGATATAAGATACTCATCAATCACATCTGAAGAAATGGCTTGTTGAACTAAGTCTGCTCCTCCACATATCCAAATATCTTTTCCTTCAACCCCTTTTAATTTCTTGATCAATTCCTCCAAATTATCACTTGTAAAAATGATCTTATCGGAATCTTGTTGTTCTCGGTGAGTGAAAACATAAGTCAATAAATTGTCATAAACCCAATTATCAGGGGATAACTCAGTTATTATCTGATTGTAAGTATTCCAACCCATCAGAACTGTGTCTATATTTTTTATAAACTCAGAATAGGTACTTTCGTTTTCTAAACAATCTTCATGACCTTGCAGAAAAGCGACACTCCCATTTTTATCAGCAATATAGCCATCTACACTCATAGCTATAAACAGTTTTATTTTTCTCATATCTTAACCTCAACTTCTAATTTTTCTCTCTAAATATTTTAGGATATTATACCATTTTCAGGGCGTTTTTTCCACTGTCAAATTTCCTGCTTGCTATCAAGTCTTTTATAGAAACGGATTGAAAAGAACGGAAGGCGGAATACAAAGCGTCTGTTTTCTTCTATTCTTTCCGCTGGGCTTGCACTACCTTTAACAGCTTATCTTGAAAGGTATCCTTGCTCCTTTTATCAAAATATATCTCGGTTACAAAGGTCTTTCCATTCATCTTTTTTGTTAGAATGCCGTCGGGTTTTCGGGGTGTCGCTCGTTCTTCGTTGGTCTGTGGTTTTTGTTTTTCGGTCATTTAATCCTCCTTTTACTTGCACAAAAAAAGATTTCCTGTACTTCGGAAACCTCTTTTGCTTGGTTGATATTTAGTTTTAGGTTGTTGCTTGTAGCTTCTTTTTTGCTCTATACTCTCTTGCCTTTACTTTTTCATACTCTCGGTACTTTTCAATATTTTTGGCTCGGTATTCTTTGTAATATTCCCTACGATATGCTCGTGATTTTTCTTTCTTGGCTTCTTCGATTTCTTCTCTCATCTGTATCATTTCCTGTTCTGTCGGCTCTATCTGTTTTGTCAGTTCGTTTTCAAATTTTCCGATATAGTTGAAATAGACTTCGATACGCTGAACGGCATATTTTGCTCTTTTGACATCTCGCTCATGCACTACTATTTTACTGATAAATTCATTGATGGCGGTGGGGGTAAGCTCTTCAAAGTCTGAATAGCTTTCTGCCAGTCTTATAAAGTTCTTTGCTCTTTGGTTGGCATTTTCAAATTCAGATAAGTGTTCCTCTATTTTCTCTTGTTCTGCTTTCAAAGTATAATATTCTTCTGCATACTTCCTTGATAGTAATTCATAGCGTTCCCTTTCGATATTTCCCAGTGCATTGTCCTCATACAGCTTATTCAT is a window of Streptobacillus felis DNA encoding:
- a CDS encoding transposase yields the protein MTEKQKPQTNEERATPRKPDGILTKKMNGKTFVTEIYFDKRSKDTFQDKLLKVVQAQRKE
- a CDS encoding dihydrofolate reductase family protein — encoded protein: MRKIKLFIAMSVDGYIADKNGSVAFLQGHEDCLENESTYSEFIKNIDTVLMGWNTYNQIITELSPDNWVYDNLLTYVFTHREQQDSDKIIFTSDNLEELIKKLKGVEGKDIWICGGADLVQQAISSDVIDEYLISIIPTILGNGIKLFSQNDAEHKLKLINTITNNGIVELNYIRR